Proteins encoded together in one Piliocolobus tephrosceles isolate RC106 chromosome 15, ASM277652v3, whole genome shotgun sequence window:
- the USP39 gene encoding U4/U6.U5 tri-snRNP-associated protein 2 isoform X3 encodes MFLLVQRFGELMRKLWNPRNFKAHVSPHEMLQAVVLCSKKTFQITKQGDGVDFLSWFLNALHSALGGTKKKKKTIVTDVFQGSMRIFTKKLPHPDLPAEEKEQLLHNDEYQETMVESTFMYLTLDLPTAPLYKDEKEQLIIPQVPLFNILAKFNGITEKEYKTYKENFLKRFQLTKLPPYLIFCIKRFTKNNFFVEKNPTIVNFPITNVDLREYLSEEVQAVHKNTTYDLIANIVHDGKPSEGSYRIHVLHHGTGKWYELQDLQVTDILPQMITLSEAYIQIWKRRDNDETNQQGA; translated from the exons ATGTTCTTGTTGGTCCAGCGTTTTGGAGAGCTGATGAGAAAGCTCTGGAACCCTCGAAATTTCAAAGCACATGTGTCTCCCCATGAGATGCTTCAGGCGGTTGTACTTTGCAGTAAGAAGACTTTTCAGATCACCAAACAAG gGGATGGAGTCGACTTTCTGTCTTGGTTTCTGAATGCTCTGCACTCAGCTCTGGGgggcacaaagaagaaaaagaaga CTATTGTGACTGATGTTTTCCAGGGGTCCATGAGGATCTTCACTAAAAAGCTTCCCCATCCTGATCTG ccagcagaagaaaaagaacagttgCTCCATAATGACGAGTACCAGGAGACGATGGTGGAGTCCACTTTTATGTACCTGACACTTGACCTTCCTACTGCCCCCCTCTACAAGGACGAGAAGGAGCAGCTCATCATTCCCCAAGTGCCACTCTTCAACATCCTGGCCAAATTCAATGGCATCACTGAGAAG gaaTATAAGACTTACAAGGAGAACTTTCTGAAGCGCTTCCAGCTTACCAAGCTACCTCCATATCTAATCTTTTGTATCAAGAGATTCACTAAGAACAACTTCTTTGTTGAGAAGAATCCAACTATTGTCAATTTCCCTATTAC AAATGTGGATCTCAGAGAATACTTGTCTGAAGAAGTACAAGCAGTACACAAGAATACCACCTATGACCTCATTGCCAACATCGTGCATGATGGCAAGCCCTCTGAGGGCTCCTACCGGATCCATGTGCTTCATCAT GGGACAGGCAAATGGTATGAATTACAAGACCTCCAGGTGACTGACATCCTTCCCCAGATGATCACACTGTCAGAGGCTTACATTCAG ATTTGGAAGAGGCGAGATAATGATGAAACCAACCAGCAGGGGGCTTGA